In a genomic window of uncultured Flavobacterium sp.:
- the pelA gene encoding pectate lyase, with protein sequence MIPLKKAIVFFLLIVSFESIAQNTFKNWSDIIRKNDAVWFGSAEAKNIAENVLLYQRNIGGWPKNIQMQNELSESEKQKLVALKSDLHEITTDNGATCQEMLFMSRMYAQVKDERYKESFLKGLNYLLEAQYKNGGWPQFYPLKKGYYTHITYNDDSMVNILNVLKEVSEETDFYSIKPSKEIVEKSKKAFDKGIDCILKTQYKQKGVLTVWCAQHDEVTLAPANARAFELASLSGYESAKIVLLLMSIEKPSPEIITAIKSAQIWFEKTKIKNLEEKRILNDSGKIVDKKMIVTQNAAPIWARFMDLDTNEPFFCDRDGIKKKSLAEIGSERRNGYSWYTDAPKEVLKKYAAWAIKNGIKVSAIETSDKKKVDFFTVALDGSGDFTKIQDAINACPSFPYEKVTLYIKNGIYNEKVRIPEWNTRLVLIGESKEKTIIQFDDNFSKINSGRNSTFYTYTVLVEADDFSASNLTIKNTSGDNGQAIALSLTGNRTQISNCNILGNQDTLYLSGKEAKQHFKECYIEGTTDFIFGSATALFENCEIHSLKNSYITAASTPQDTVFGFVFKDCKLTASPLVEAVYLGRPWRIYAKTVYINCDMGKHIKPEGWENWSKSEAEKSAFYAEYNCKGEGFQPAKRVSWSHQLQENEAEKYTIENILKDSISNWYSK encoded by the coding sequence ATGATTCCATTAAAAAAAGCAATAGTGTTCTTTTTGTTAATCGTGAGTTTTGAGTCAATTGCTCAGAATACGTTTAAGAATTGGTCTGATATTATTCGAAAAAATGATGCTGTTTGGTTTGGTTCGGCAGAAGCCAAAAATATTGCGGAAAATGTTTTGCTGTATCAAAGAAATATTGGCGGATGGCCAAAAAATATCCAAATGCAAAATGAACTTAGTGAATCAGAAAAGCAGAAACTTGTAGCACTAAAAAGTGATTTGCATGAGATTACAACAGATAATGGAGCGACTTGTCAGGAAATGCTTTTCATGTCCAGAATGTATGCGCAGGTTAAAGATGAGAGGTATAAAGAATCGTTTTTAAAAGGGCTTAATTATTTATTAGAAGCTCAATATAAAAATGGTGGCTGGCCTCAGTTTTATCCTTTAAAAAAAGGCTATTACACACATATTACTTACAATGACGATTCGATGGTTAATATCCTGAATGTCTTAAAAGAAGTAAGTGAAGAAACTGATTTTTATAGCATAAAACCATCAAAAGAGATTGTTGAGAAAAGTAAAAAAGCATTTGATAAAGGAATTGATTGTATCTTAAAAACACAATATAAACAAAAAGGAGTATTGACAGTTTGGTGTGCGCAGCATGATGAGGTTACTTTGGCTCCGGCAAATGCAAGGGCTTTTGAACTGGCCTCGCTTAGCGGATATGAATCGGCAAAAATTGTGTTGCTTTTAATGTCGATTGAAAAGCCTTCACCAGAGATAATTACTGCGATTAAAAGTGCTCAGATTTGGTTCGAAAAAACTAAAATCAAAAATCTTGAAGAGAAGCGAATTTTGAATGATTCAGGAAAAATTGTAGATAAGAAAATGATCGTTACTCAAAATGCAGCACCAATATGGGCGAGATTTATGGATCTTGATACAAACGAACCTTTCTTTTGCGATCGTGACGGAATTAAGAAAAAATCTCTGGCTGAAATTGGTTCGGAACGTAGAAATGGTTATTCGTGGTATACAGATGCACCAAAAGAAGTCCTTAAAAAATATGCTGCCTGGGCAATCAAAAACGGTATAAAAGTTTCGGCAATAGAAACTTCGGATAAAAAAAAAGTTGATTTTTTTACGGTTGCTTTAGATGGTTCTGGTGATTTTACAAAAATTCAGGATGCTATAAATGCTTGTCCGTCATTTCCATATGAAAAAGTAACACTTTATATAAAAAACGGAATTTATAATGAAAAAGTTCGGATTCCGGAATGGAATACACGTTTAGTTTTAATTGGAGAAAGCAAGGAGAAAACTATTATTCAGTTTGATGATAATTTTTCGAAAATCAATTCAGGAAGAAATAGTACTTTTTATACCTATACAGTTTTGGTTGAAGCTGATGATTTTTCGGCTTCAAATTTAACGATTAAAAATACTTCTGGTGATAACGGACAAGCAATTGCATTGTCTTTGACAGGAAATCGTACTCAGATTTCGAACTGTAATATTCTGGGAAATCAGGATACTTTGTACTTGTCAGGAAAAGAAGCAAAACAACATTTCAAAGAATGTTATATCGAAGGAACAACTGATTTTATTTTTGGAAGTGCGACAGCTTTATTTGAAAATTGTGAAATCCATAGCCTCAAAAATTCCTATATCACGGCGGCTTCAACTCCTCAGGATACTGTTTTTGGATTTGTTTTTAAAGATTGCAAACTTACTGCAAGTCCATTAGTAGAAGCAGTTTATTTAGGAAGACCGTGGCGTATTTATGCTAAAACAGTTTATATCAATTGCGATATGGGAAAACATATCAAACCTGAAGGTTGGGAAAATTGGTCGAAATCTGAAGCCGAAAAAAGCGCTTTTTATGCAGAATATAATTGTAAAGGCGAAGGTTTTCAGCCAGCAAAAAGAGTTTCATGGTCACATCAGCTTCAAGAAAACGAAGCGGAAAAATATACAATCGAAAACATATTGAAAGATTCGATTTCTAATTGGTATTCGAAGTAA
- a CDS encoding glycoside hydrolase 43 family protein, protein MKNTKVLFLLCSFFLMQSNFAQVWVPDNGDGTYTNPIIHADYADPDVVRVGDDFYMTASSFNCIPGLPILHSRDLVNWKIIGYALSKQPPFETYNKVQHGNGVWAPSITFHNNEFYIYYPDPDFGIYMIKTKKAEGPWSEPLLVKAGLGLIDPSPLWDDDGKNYLVHAFAGSRAQIKSLLVVCTMNAEGTVVNNDEVMIIDGHESEGTIEGPKFYKRNNYYYIFAPAGGVATGWQTILRSKNVFGPYEKKKVLEQGKTYINGPHQGAWVQTQTGEDWFIHFQDKGAYGRIVHLQPMKWENDWPVMGQDFDKNGIGEPVTTFKKPNVGKEFPIEIPATSDEFEEPKLGLQWQWQANSQINWGFPTSLGYLNLFCLPTIKDDEKIFEAPNLLLQKFPAEEFTVTTKLTFNTRLNGESTGLLIMGLDYSYLNFKNENGKLYLNQKIGTFDKKVLETETTPILISINTIYLRVKIKKGGICSFFYSLDDKKYEPIGSDFVSKEGKWIGAKVGLFALSKKVTNDSGNVAIDWFQINKA, encoded by the coding sequence ATGAAAAATACAAAAGTTCTTTTTCTGTTATGCTCATTTTTCCTGATGCAAAGTAATTTTGCTCAGGTTTGGGTGCCTGATAATGGAGACGGAACTTATACAAACCCTATAATTCATGCAGATTATGCTGATCCTGATGTAGTTCGTGTGGGAGATGATTTTTATATGACGGCGTCGTCTTTTAATTGCATTCCGGGATTGCCTATTTTGCATTCTAGAGATTTGGTGAATTGGAAAATTATTGGATATGCACTTAGTAAACAACCGCCATTTGAAACTTATAATAAAGTGCAGCACGGCAACGGAGTTTGGGCGCCAAGTATTACTTTTCATAACAATGAATTTTATATTTATTATCCGGATCCTGATTTTGGAATCTATATGATAAAAACCAAAAAAGCCGAAGGACCTTGGTCAGAACCACTTTTGGTAAAAGCTGGATTAGGTTTGATAGATCCGAGTCCGTTATGGGATGATGATGGAAAAAATTATCTCGTTCATGCTTTTGCGGGAAGCCGCGCCCAGATAAAAAGTTTATTAGTCGTTTGTACTATGAACGCTGAAGGAACGGTTGTGAATAATGATGAGGTTATGATAATTGACGGTCACGAAAGCGAAGGAACTATCGAAGGACCAAAATTTTATAAGCGAAACAATTACTACTATATTTTTGCTCCCGCTGGCGGAGTTGCAACAGGATGGCAAACCATTTTAAGATCAAAAAATGTCTTTGGTCCTTATGAAAAGAAGAAGGTTTTGGAACAAGGAAAAACGTATATAAATGGCCCACATCAAGGCGCTTGGGTACAAACACAAACTGGAGAAGATTGGTTTATTCATTTTCAGGATAAAGGTGCATATGGCAGAATCGTTCATCTTCAGCCCATGAAATGGGAAAATGATTGGCCGGTTATGGGACAAGATTTTGATAAAAATGGAATAGGAGAGCCTGTTACTACATTCAAAAAACCAAATGTAGGCAAGGAATTTCCAATAGAAATACCTGCAACATCAGATGAATTTGAGGAACCAAAATTAGGATTACAATGGCAATGGCAAGCGAATTCTCAAATCAATTGGGGTTTTCCGACAAGTCTTGGATATTTGAATTTGTTTTGTTTACCGACAATTAAAGACGATGAGAAAATTTTTGAAGCTCCAAATTTGTTACTGCAAAAATTCCCAGCTGAAGAATTTACCGTAACAACCAAACTGACATTTAATACAAGATTAAACGGAGAATCAACAGGACTTTTGATAATGGGCTTGGATTATAGTTATCTGAATTTTAAAAATGAGAATGGAAAATTATATCTGAATCAGAAAATAGGAACTTTCGATAAAAAAGTTTTAGAAACAGAAACTACACCAATTTTAATTTCAATCAATACAATCTATCTTAGAGTAAAAATTAAAAAGGGAGGCATTTGTAGTTTCTTTTATAGTTTAGATGATAAGAAGTATGAGCCTATAGGATCTGATTTTGTTTCGAAAGAAGGAAAATGGATTGGCGCAAAAGTTGGTCTTTTTGCTTTGAGCAAGAAAGTAACAAATGATTCTGGTAATGTTGCTATAGATTGGTTTCAAATAAATAAAGCTTAA
- a CDS encoding glycoside hydrolase family 88 protein, which yields MKNNIRQGYFVSVLLICAMAFTSCKVTSQEPAGKDIVISKDMKWSDKMALTIMKRHPQAYMIDDAKNPKWDYVHGLVLHSMEELYKKNPDSRYPIYIKGYVDALVQNDGSIKSYDLDNYNIDMVVSGRLLFKIYETTKEEKYLKALQLLRKQLTEQPRTESGGFWHKKIYPNQMWLDGLYMGEPFYAEYTTVFENGKQLDDVAKQFELIQKHATDPKTGLLYHGWDESKQMAWANKETGTSPNFWSRALGWYAMALVDVLDYFPKEHPKQKELVGYLNSVSEALAKYQDKSGLWYQVTDKGNKEGNYLEASGSSMFAYAFAKGANKGYLPSKYKKLANKAFDGLTKQLIKVDTDGSITLTEACAVAGLGGTPYRDGSYEYYVKERKKDNDPKATGPFILAALELNR from the coding sequence ATGAAAAATAATATAAGACAAGGTTATTTCGTATCGGTTTTATTGATCTGTGCAATGGCTTTTACAAGTTGTAAAGTGACTTCGCAGGAACCAGCTGGTAAGGATATTGTTATTTCTAAGGATATGAAATGGTCTGATAAAATGGCTTTAACGATAATGAAACGTCATCCTCAAGCCTATATGATTGATGATGCTAAGAATCCAAAATGGGATTATGTTCATGGCTTGGTTTTGCATTCGATGGAAGAATTGTATAAAAAAAATCCCGATTCAAGATATCCTATATATATTAAAGGATATGTTGATGCTTTGGTTCAAAATGACGGAAGTATTAAAAGTTACGATCTTGATAATTATAATATTGATATGGTGGTTTCCGGTCGTTTACTTTTTAAAATTTACGAAACTACTAAAGAAGAGAAATATCTAAAAGCATTACAGTTGTTACGCAAACAATTGACAGAACAACCAAGAACAGAAAGCGGTGGATTCTGGCATAAAAAGATATATCCAAACCAAATGTGGTTAGACGGTTTGTATATGGGAGAACCATTTTATGCAGAATATACAACGGTTTTTGAAAACGGAAAGCAATTGGATGATGTGGCGAAACAATTTGAATTGATTCAGAAACACGCCACAGATCCTAAAACAGGATTATTGTATCATGGTTGGGACGAAAGTAAACAAATGGCTTGGGCAAACAAAGAAACGGGAACTTCGCCAAACTTCTGGTCAAGAGCTCTAGGTTGGTATGCTATGGCGCTTGTAGATGTTCTGGATTATTTCCCGAAAGAGCATCCAAAACAAAAAGAACTTGTTGGTTATCTAAACAGCGTTTCTGAGGCTTTAGCTAAATATCAGGATAAATCGGGTTTGTGGTATCAGGTAACGGACAAAGGAAATAAAGAAGGAAATTATCTTGAAGCATCAGGATCTTCGATGTTTGCTTATGCTTTTGCAAAAGGAGCAAACAAAGGTTATTTGCCTTCAAAATATAAAAAACTGGCAAATAAAGCCTTTGATGGATTAACAAAACAATTGATAAAAGTAGATACTGACGGATCAATTACATTAACTGAAGCTTGCGCTGTTGCAGGTTTAGGTGGAACTCCGTACAGAGATGGTTCTTATGAATATTACGTTAAGGAAAGAAAAAAAGATAACGATCCCAAAGCAACCGGACCTTTTATTTTGGCAGCTTTAGAATTGAATAGATAA
- a CDS encoding glycoside hydrolase family 88 protein, protein MFKNVFIEIKYTNWIIVFLLFCSSSIIAQNKYAISKDLKWSEKTALSILNNYPKAWQIDGNEKPKWDYKMGFLLFSFEKFYQKTNDQKYLNYIKEYADEMIDSSGNIKKYDEKEYNIDYVNPGKILFNLYDLTKDNRYQKVIVQLRKQLENQPRTASGGFWHKQIYPNQMWIDGLYMAEPFYTQYTVKYENGKSLDDIAKQFELIHDHLLDKKSGLPYQCWDESKQIAWANPETGTSPTIWGRGIGWYMMALVETLDYYPSHPKQKELVRYLNEISKSVIEYKSSSGLWYQVADKPELKGNYLEPSASAMIIYALAKGSDRGYLASNYKKISQKSFDAFIKEFVKTDENGQVNILNVSPSVGLGGKPFRDGTNEYYISGKTKDNGSPALAAFLLSALELDK, encoded by the coding sequence ATGTTTAAAAATGTTTTCATAGAAATAAAATACACCAATTGGATAATTGTTTTCCTGTTATTTTGCAGTAGTTCTATAATTGCTCAAAATAAATATGCAATTTCTAAAGATTTAAAATGGTCTGAAAAAACAGCACTTTCAATTTTAAATAATTATCCGAAAGCTTGGCAAATTGATGGAAATGAAAAGCCAAAATGGGATTATAAAATGGGTTTTTTATTGTTTTCTTTCGAGAAATTCTATCAGAAAACAAACGATCAAAAATACCTGAATTACATAAAAGAATATGCCGATGAAATGATCGACAGTTCAGGAAATATTAAAAAGTATGATGAGAAGGAATACAATATTGATTATGTAAATCCAGGAAAAATTCTTTTTAATTTATATGATTTAACGAAAGACAATCGCTATCAAAAAGTAATTGTTCAATTAAGAAAACAACTCGAAAACCAACCCAGAACGGCAAGCGGAGGATTTTGGCACAAACAAATTTATCCCAATCAAATGTGGATTGATGGTTTGTATATGGCAGAACCTTTTTATACACAATATACGGTTAAGTATGAAAATGGTAAAAGTCTGGATGATATTGCCAAACAATTTGAATTGATTCACGATCATTTATTAGATAAAAAAAGCGGTTTACCCTATCAATGTTGGGACGAAAGCAAACAAATTGCATGGGCAAATCCGGAAACGGGAACATCGCCAACAATTTGGGGACGAGGAATTGGCTGGTATATGATGGCTTTGGTAGAAACATTAGATTATTATCCAAGCCATCCAAAACAGAAAGAATTAGTTCGTTATCTGAATGAGATATCAAAAAGTGTAATTGAGTATAAAAGTTCATCAGGTTTGTGGTATCAGGTTGCTGATAAACCGGAATTAAAAGGGAATTATTTAGAACCTTCGGCTTCTGCGATGATTATTTATGCTTTGGCTAAAGGCTCAGATAGAGGATATTTAGCTTCAAATTATAAAAAAATATCGCAAAAATCTTTTGATGCTTTTATAAAAGAATTTGTAAAAACAGATGAAAATGGTCAGGTAAATATTCTAAACGTTTCGCCAAGTGTAGGTTTAGGTGGAAAACCTTTTAGAGACGGTACTAATGAATATTATATTAGTGGAAAAACAAAAGATAATGGTTCGCCTGCTTTAGCTGCTTTTTTGCTGAGTGCGCTTGAATTAGATAAGTAG